The Globicephala melas chromosome 20, mGloMel1.2, whole genome shotgun sequence genome contains a region encoding:
- the KCNJ16 gene encoding inward rectifier potassium channel 16, with protein sequence MSFYGSSYPIVNVDPKYPGYPQEHVLAEKRRARRRLLHKDGSCNVYFKHIFGEWGSYVVDIFTTLVDTKWRHMFVIFSLSYILSWLIFGSIFWLIAFHHGDLLNDPDITPCVDNVHSFTGAFLFSLETQTTIGYGSRCVTEECSAAVLMVILQSILSSIINTFIIGAALAKMATARKRAQTIRFSYFALIGMRDGKLCLMWRIGEFRPNHVVEGTVRAQLLRYTEDSDGRMTMAFKDLKLVNDQIILVTPVTIVHEIDHESPLYALDRKAVAKDNFEILVTFIYTGDSTGTSHQSRSSYVPREILWGHRFNDVLEVKRKYYKVNCLQFEGSVEVYAPFCSAKQLDWKDQQIHNMGKGPPAQGPGTSDTNVRRRSFSAVAIVSSCENPEETTTSGTDQCKEAPYQKALLTLNRISVESQM encoded by the coding sequence ATGAGCTTCTACGGCAGCAGCTACCCGATCGTGAACGTGGACCCCAAATACCCGGGCTACCCCCAGGAGCACGTTCTAGCCGAGAAGCGAAGAGCCAGGAGGCGTCTCCTGCATAAAGACGGCAGCTGTAACGTGTACTTCAAGCACATTTTTGGAGAATGGGGCAGCTACGTGGTGGACATCTTCACCACCCTCGTGGACACCAAGTGGCGTCACATGTTCGTGATATTCTCGTTGTCTTACATTCTCTCCTGGTTGATATTTGGCTCTATCTTTTGGCTCATAGCCTTCCATCACGGAGACCTGTTGAACGATCCCGACATCACGCCTTGTGTGGACAACGTCCATTCCTTCACGGGGGCGTTTCTATTCTCCCTGGAGACCCAGACCACCATCGGGTACGGTTCCCGCTGTGTCACCGAGGAATGTTCTGCGGCCGTGCTCATGGTGATCCTTCAGTCCATCTTAAGCAGCATCATAAACACCTTCATCATTGGGGCTGCCTTGGCCAAAATGGCGACCGCCAGGAAGCGAGCCCAGACCATCCGGTTCAGCTACTTCGCCCTCATCGGCATGAGAGACGGGAAACTTTGCCTCATGTGGCGCATCGGTGAATTCCGCCCCAACCACGTGGTAGAAGGCACGGTCAGGGCCCAGCTTCTCCGCTACACGGAAGACAGCGACGGGCGGATGACGATGGCATTTAAGGACCTAAAGTTAGTCAATGACCAGATCATCCTTGTCACACCAGTAACGATCGTTCATGAAATCGACCACGAGAGCCCTCTGTATGCCCTTGACCGAAAAGCCGTGGCCAAAGATAACTTCGAGATTTTGGTGACGTTTATCTATACTGGCGACTCTACCGGGACTTCTCACCAATCCAGGAGTTCCTACGTTCCCCGAGAAATTCTCTGGGGCCATAGGTTTAATGATGTCTTGGAAGTGAAGAGAAAGTATTACAAAGTGAACTGCTTACAGTTCGAGGGCAGCGTGGAAGTCTATGCTCCCTTTTGCAGCGCCAAGCAACTGGACTGGAAGGACCAGCAGATCCACAACATGGGAAAAGGCCCGCCAGCCCAAGGACCCGGCACATCAGACACCAATGTCAGAAGAAGGTCATTTAGCGCCGTTGCCATCGTCAGCAGCTGTGAAAACCCAGAGGAGACCACCACCTCTGGCACGGATCAGTGTAAGGAAGCGCCTTACCAGAAAGCTCTCCTGACTTTGAATAGGATCTCTGTAGAATCCCAAATGTAG